The Erigeron canadensis isolate Cc75 chromosome 4, C_canadensis_v1, whole genome shotgun sequence genome window below encodes:
- the LOC122596262 gene encoding Golgi SNAP receptor complex member 1-2 — MDQESGWEELRKEARKIEGDLDVKLNSYAKLGARLTQGDAETPTMGSNRSWKSMEMEIQSLIEKLLDVNDSMSRCAASATPTTSVTQKLARHRDILHEFSQEFRRIKGNISQITEHAELLSSVRDDISEYKAGGNMSPRMQILRERAAIHGSIAHMDDVITQAQTTRAALGSQRAMFGDVQGKVKQLSDKFPIVRGLIGSIRRKKSRDTLILSAVIAACTLFLIIYWLSK; from the exons ATGGATCAAGAATCGGGTTGGGAAGAACTGAGAAAAGAAGCAAGAAAAATAGAAGGAGATCTTGATGTTAAACTTAATTCTTATGCTAAGCTTGGTGCCCGTCTCACTCAaggag ATGCCGAAACACCAACTATGGGGTCCAACCGTTCATGGAAGTCAATGGAGATGGAAATACAGTCGTTAATTGAGAAGTTGCTGGATGTCAATGATTCAATGAGTCGATGTGCTGCATCTGCAACACCTACTACTTCAGTCACTCAAAAGTTGGCAAGGCACAGGGATATACTTCATGAGTTTAGCCAG GAGTTCAGACGAATCAAAGGAAACATAAGTCAAATTACGGAGCATGCTGAGCTCCTAAGTTCTGTAAGAGATGATATCAGTGAGTACAAG GCAGGGGGGAACATGTCACCGAGAATGCAGATACTAAGGGAGCGAGCTGCTATCCATGGAAGCATAGCACAT ATGGATGATGTGATAACTCAGGCTCAAACAACAAGAGCAGCCTTAGGCTCTCAGAGGGCAATGTTTGGTGATGTTCAAGGGAAAGTTAAACAACTAAGTGACAAGTTCCCCATTGTTCGTGGCCTGATTG GTTCTATTAGAAGGAAGAAATCAAGGGACACTCTTATCCTATCTGCTGTCATTGCAGCTTGTACGTTGTTTCTCATTATATACTGGCTTTCAAAGTGA